The genomic interval ACGCGGGTAGTCGGCATCGGCCGAGAAATAGAGATCGAAGGGCGCGCCGTTGCGCAGCTGGGTGAAAAACTGACCCGAAGAGCCGTAGCTGATCTTCAGGCGGATGCTCGGGTGCGCTGCTTCGAAGCGCGCGCGCAGCGTCTCGAACGCGTAACGAAGGTCGGCGGCGGCCGCCACCTGCACTTCGACGGGCCGCACCGGAGACGTTTCCTGCGGGCGGCAGCCCCCGAGCACCAGCAGCAACCCGATCAGCACTTCAGGCCAGCGTCGTTTCCACATCGTCCAGCCAGGTCAGGAGCGTTTCGATGTGCAACACCCGGTAGCGCCACACGGCCCGGGCGAAATCGTCCACAGGCGGTGCGGCCGTCCGCAACTCATCCAGCCATTGCCGGCACAGATCGCGCTGGTTCTGCAGGAGCGTGCGGGCGACCTCCGGTCCGTCACGGCGGGCCAGGTAAAGTTTGGCCAGAAACAGTTGTCGGATGTCGCGGCCGCGGCGGACGGGCTCCGTCCGCCATTGCCGGTAGCGGGCTTCGCCGTCGGGCGTCAGTCGGAAGACCCGGCGCGCCGGACGTCGCGGCTGGGGCACCGTCTCCGAGCGGATCAGGCCGGTCCGCTCCAGCCGGTCCAGGATGGCGTAGAGCCGGGGCAGTTTCAGACGCCAGACCAGCCACAGGCCGTCCGATCGCCGCAGCTCCCGGTAGAGCGCGTAGGCATGTCGCGGACCCGGCGCCAGCAGGCCCAGCAGCACGTAGTCGATCATCTCACCGGACGAATATTCATGGCTTGAATATAACCAACACGTCCCCGAAAAAGAAATGGACGGCGTATTTTGTCGCCGACTCATTCAATCCTGAAGAAAAATGCAACCTGTGAGCGAATACGTCGACCGGTTGGTCTGCAGTGCCTGTGGGGCGGCATTTGCGCCCGAGTCGTTGCACACGGTCTGCACGCATTGTGGTAAGCCGCTGTTGGTATCCTATCGGCTGGAAGCGCTTCGCGGTCGATTCCGGCCCGAACTGCTTGCCGGGCGCGTGCGCAGCCTCTGGCGTTATGCCGAGGTGCTTCCGGTACCGTTCGACGCCGCCCGCAGTCTGGGCGAGGGCTGGACGCCGCTGCTTCCACAGCCCCGGGTGGGCCGCCTGCTGGGCATGCCGAACCTGTACGTGAAGGACGAGAGCCTGAATCCGGGCGGGAGCTTCAAGGCGCGTGGACTGGTCATGGCCGTGGCGGCCGCAGCGCTCCGGGGCGTGCAGCAGGTGGGACTGGCTTCGGCGGGCAACGCGGCCGGTGCGCTGGCGCTGTATGCGGCCCGGATGGGGTTGTCGGCCATCGTCTTTTTACCGGAGGAAACGCCGGAGCCGGCCGTGTGGGAGTGCCGACTGGCCGGGGCGCAGGTGCATCAGGTGCCCGGCACCATCGCCGAGGCGGGGGCGGCTTTCGAAGCGTACCGCCGAGAGCATCCCGGCGTGTTCAGTGTGGCGACGCTTCGTGAGCCCTATCGCGTGGAAGGCAAAAAGACGATGGGCTACGAGCTGTTCGAGCAACTGGGTGGACGACTCCCGGACGTGATTCTCTATCCCACCGGTGGCGGTACCGGCCTGATTGGCATGTGGAAGGCGTTCGATGAAATGGAAGCGCTGGGGTGGATCGGTCCGGAGCGGCCGCGCATGGTGGCCGTACAGGCGGCCGGATGTGCGCCGATCGTGCGGGCCTTTCAGGAAGGGCGTGAAACGGCGGACTTCTGGGAAAACGCGCAGACGCTGGCGGCCGGACTCCGCGTGCCGAAGGCGCTGGGCGACTTTCTCATCCTTCGGGCGCTCCGCGAAAGCAGCGGTACGGCGGTGGCCGTGGAGGATACCGAGATGCTGGACGCCATGGCACGCTGGGCCCAGGCCGAAGGCGTGCTGGCCGCATCGGAGGGCGCCGCCACGCTGGCCGCGCTGCTCCGGCTTCGGGAAGCCGGGTGGGTGCAGCCCGGAGAGACCGTCGTACTCTTCAACACGGCCTCGGCGCACAAGTATCCGGCTGTGGTACAACGGGTACTGTTGCGGTAGTGGGGATGAATAAGTTGAAGAAATCGAGAAGATCTGTGTGAATATTTGCTAGAAAGCGTTTACATTATTATGAATTAGATTGGACCGAACTTCCGGCTTTTTGTTCTAAAAAATTGAGTAAGCGATTACATAAACTCGCCAAACTACAGCCTCGCCATGTATCGATACCTTCTGATGCTACTGCTGGCCGGTCTGACGCTCCAGGCGCAGGCCCAGCACGACGTCATGATGCAGGCCTTCTACTGGGACGTGCCGGTGGATGCCGCTGCAAAAAACGGCTTCTGGTGGGATACGCTGGCCGCGAAAGCTCCGGAACTGGCCGCAGCCGGCATCACGGCCATCTGGGTGCCCCCGCCTTCCAAGGGCAATTTTGGCATCTACGACATGGGATATGGCATCTACGACCACTTCGACCTGGGCAACTACAACCAGAAAGGCACGGTCGAGACCCGCTTCGGCAGTCGGGATGAGCTGCTGAAAATGGTCCAGACCATGCACGCCTATGGCATTGAGGTTTATGCCGACATCGTGCTCAATCACATCTTTGGCGGTCCTGACAATCTGGAGCCCAACCCGGCTGTCAAGCAATACGTCTTCGACGAAGCCATTCGCGACCCGGACGGTGACGGCCACTACGACCAGTTCAGCCCCTACCCGACCAACGAGATCATCTGGCGCATTCCAGATGCCGAGCCCGGCGACTACTACATCAAAATCAAAGGCTACTGGCTTCCCTGCAGCGATCCCAAGGGTGAACGGGGTTACGATCTTTACATCAACTGGGATGGCTCGCCCGACCAGCCCAACTCGCCCGACAACGCCAACTGGGAGTATGAGCCCAACGACGGCAACGGCCAGTACAACGACTTTCCGGGCTCCGGAAAGCACATCTGGGCGCACATTGACCCCTGCGGCGATGTCGACGAATACAAGATCACCCTGACGGAAACCCACACCATCGAAATACGCCTTGAGGCCCGGCGCGAAGTGTACAATCCTTTCGACTTCGTGCCCACCGATCAGCGACGGGGTTACTATCCCTTCGAAATCTGGCACAACGGCCAGAACCTGGCCCCGACGGCGCTGCAGGCCTGGACCTATACGGGCATCACGTACGTGACCCACACCGGACCCGGAGAGGCCAACTGGAGCTGGAATTACAGTCACTTCCACCCGGTGGACGATCGGGACTATCTGGGATGGCCGGGCACCGACGAGGTCATCCCCAACACCAAATTCTTCGGTAATGATCTGAACACCTTCGACCCGGTCGTGCAGGACCGGCTCATTACCTGGGGTCAGTGGCTCACCAATACGGTCGGATTCGATGGCTATCGCCTGGACTTTGTGCGCGGCTATCAGCCGGAGTTCGCCGCTGCCTGGATCAACAACATGCCCCGGCGTAGCGACGGCAGCCAGCGCTTTGTGGTGGCCGAGTACTGGGGCGGCAAGGCCGCCATCAAGAACTGGGTGACCACGGTCGAAAGCCTGGGCGCCGATGCCGATGCGTTCGACTTTCCGCTGAAGGCCACTCTGACCGACATGGCCAACTGGAACGGGGCCGACTGGGACATGAGCTGGCTGAACCACGCCGGGCTGGTGCGCGACAACGGCGGCAATAATCTCTCGGGCCTGCAGGTGGTCACCTTTGTGGAAAACCACGATACGGGAAAGGAGCACGACAAATGGCTCTGGCGCGACTGGGATATGGCCTATGCCTATATTCTGTTTGCCGAAGGGCGTCCCACCATTTTCTATCCACACTTCTACGGCATTCCGCAGCATGACCACAGTGATCCCGGCATCACAGTACAGGCGCCTGCCTCGCTGCGCCAGGACATTATCCGGCTGATTAACCTGCGCCGCAACTATCTGGGCGGTACCATGGTGGTGCTCAGCGAGGTGGGCAATCCCTGGCCGAGCGCCGAGGTGGCCGACGTGTTCGTGGCCCGACGCGGCGGTAACGGTACTCGCTCAGGGGCCATTCTGGTGCTGAACGATCATGAGACGGACACCAAAGGGCTCTGGGTGGATAGTTCGCCGACCGGCTGGCCGAACTGGGCCGGAAAAGACCTGATCAACCCGGAAACCGGCGAGACCACCCACATCTATGATGATGGCCGTGTGTATGTCTGGGCACCACCGCGTGACTACGCCATCTGGGTGCTACAGGAGGAATACGATGCTGGACTGCTGGCCGCTGATACTGGTGAGCCCTGTACACTGGCACAGATCGCCTCGCAGACCGTCTCCGGCAACCAGGGCGTGGCCACGTTCTATTCCCCCGATGGCATCCGGGAACTTCAGTTTACTCTGCTTGACAACCTGACGGTGGTTTCTGTGCAGGGCGCTGGTGGCGAGCGTTTCTCACCGGTTGAAGGCGGCAGGTACACGCTGGACGATGGCCAGGAGCCGCCGGTTTATGTCGAGGTGGTGTTTCAGCAGGTTGATCCGGCGGTTTCCCACGGTACCTACTATGCCGTGGTGGGATCGATGTGCCCCTACGAGGAGGACGGGTTGCTGGAAGCCAATCTGGATCCCTCCCTGCGCTTCGAAAATCGGCCACAGCATTTCCGATGGGAAGGACCGGCTCCCAATCCCTTTGTCGGGCAGACATACTTTGAGCTGGCGCTTCCCGAAGCGGCACAGGTGCGTCTGACGGTATATGATCTGCTGGGACGCGCCGTCCAGCAACTTACCAGTGGGGCGTTTGCGGCTGGCCATCATCGAATCGCATGGAACGCCGACGGACTGGCCGGGGGCACCTACCTGGTGCGGATGGAGGCTCGGACCGCCGATGGCCAGCACTACGTACAGGATCGCGTGGTCACGCTGCGGCGGTAGTGTCGGACACAAAGCCTGGAGCATCGCATAACGGACGGTTTCCTCTGATGCTCCGGAAAGCCCTGTCGGCCGAAGAGGCTGGCGGGGCTTTATTTTAGGCGAATCGTCCGAGCCGGGCTGACGTTACAGGTTGGAGGTAGCCAGAGGAGTCTCATGCCGCGCACGGCTGCCTTCGATCAGCACGCCGAGCGTTACGACGCCTGGTTTGAGCGGTATCCGGCGGTTTATGCCTCGGAGCTGGCGGCCGTTCGCGCGCTCTGGCCGCCGGTGCGGGAGGCTCTGGAGGTAGGCGTGGGGACCGGACGGTTCGCCGTGCCGCTCGGGATCCGCTACGGCGTGGAGCCGTCGTCGGCCATGCGACGACTGGCCGCAGCGCGGGGCGTGCAGGTGATGGACGGCGTGGCCGAGGCGTTGCCGTTTCCGGACCGGCGCTTCGAGGCCGTGCTGATGGTGACGACACTCTGCTTCGTGGATGATCCTCGACAGGCACTACGGGAAGCGTATCGTGTGCTCCGGCCCGGTGGATTTCTGGTGATCGGCTTTGTCGACCGGGACAGTCCGCCGGGCCGTCGCTACCTGAAGCGCCACCGCGAAAGTCCCTTTTATCGGGAAGCCCGCTTCTTCTCGGCATCGGAGATAGCCGCATTGATGCAGGAAGTCGGCTTTGGAGAACTGGTCTGGCGGCAGACGCTCTTTTCCGATCCCGACACGATGACCCGTCCGGATCCGGTACGGGAAGGCTATGGCGCGGGTGCTTTCGTAGTCGTGCGCGGGCAACGCCCGCCCGGATCCCGCATTTTTGCAGGGCGTTAGTCTGAACGCTTCTTCGGAGGGGTGGCAGAGTGGTTTAATGCACCGGTCTTGAAAACCGGCGTGCCCTCACGGGCACCGTGGGTTCGAATCCCACCCCCTCCGCAACCCGGCCACCCTGAAATCGGGGTGGCTTTTTTGCTATTCGGGCGTAACAAACTGGCCGTTCTTTTCGTCTACTCCCAGCGTCAGCGAATTATGGAGGATTAAATCCGCGAGACTTATGCGTTGCCACAGGTTGCTCGGCGTGCTTCTGCTGCTCGGGTGGTGGATTCCCGTCCTGGCCCAGGCCCAGCAGGTGCAGCGCATCACGTTCGAGGAGGCGCTTCGGCTGGCTCTGCGGCGCAATCCGGCCATTCAACAGGCCGCCAACGAACGCGAGCGCAGCGAAGTCGGTCTGGCCAGTGCGCGCAGCAATTTTCTCCCGGACCTCAGCCTTTCGATCAGTGGCAGCCGCGACTACGGCCGCAACTTTGTCATGGACGAAGGCCGCGTCGTGGATCAGACCACCCATTACTTCAGCTCCGGCATTTCGGCCAACCTGAACCTGTTCAACGGCTTTCGGGACCTGAACTCGGTCGCGCAGGCACGCTTTCAGGTGGCCGCCAGCGAGCTGAACTATGCCCGCCAGCGCGAAACGGTGCTGTTCAACGTGATCTCAACGTTTCTCTCGCTCATCGAGGCACGCGAGCAGGTGCGCATTCAGGAAGAAAACCTGGCTGCGCAGCGGGCATTGCTCGAGCAGATCGAGGCGTTCGTGCAGGTGGGCAGCCGTCCGGTGGCCGATCTCTACCAGCAACAGGCCCAGGTGGCGGCCGCCGAGCTGGAGCTGATCAACGCCCGCCGTAACCAGCAACTGCAGGAGGCGAATTTGATCCAGCTCCTGCAGCTCGATCCGTTTGGATCCTACGAGTTCGTCATCCCGGAAGTGGACACGATGGCGCTGGGCACCCGGGAGTATGACGTGCAGGCGCTGTTGCAGGCGGCGCTGGAGCGACGCTCGGACCTTCGGGCGCTGGAGCAGCAGATCGAGGCCGCCGAGTACGGCGTTCGCGTCGCCCGCTCCAGCTACTGGCCCACCATTTCGTTGCGGGCCAGCTATGGCTCCAGCTACACCGATCTGGCCCCGCTGAGCTTCCAGGACCAGTTCTTTGATCGCAACCGGCGTGGCTCGATCGGGCTGAGCCTCTCGTTCCCGATCTTCGATCGGTTCACGACGCGCCACAACGTGCAGCGGGCACGCATCGAGCTGGAAAACACCCGCCTGCAGCTTCTGCAGCTTCGCCAGGAGATCGCCACGCAGGTGCGCCAGGCGTATCTGGACTACGAGACGGCCCGTCAGCAGTACCGGGCGGCCCAGGCACAGCTGCAGGCCGCCCGCCAGGCGCTGGAGGCTGCCCAGGAGCGGTACAACGTGGGCTCGGCCACGCTCGTCGAACTCACGCAGGCACGCGCCACCTACGTGCGGGCCGAGTCGGACCTGGTGCGGGCCCGCTACACGCTGGTGTTTCGCCAGAAACTCATCGACTACTACGTGGGCACGCTGGTGCCCGAACTGGACGTGTTACGGTAAGCCAAACCTGAGATCAAGACCATGGCCCTTTCGAAAGCAACGCGGCGTCTGTTGATCATTCTGGCCGTCATGCTCGGCCTGCTGGTGGTGATCGGCGTGGGCGGCCGGGCCCTCGGCCTGTTCAAGCAGGAAGCCGGCATTGAGGTCGAAGTGGCAAAGGCCGAACGGCGCGACATCACCCAGGTGGTTACGGCCTCCGGGCGAGTGCAGCCCGAGGTGGAGGTGACGATCAGTCCGGACGTCTCGGGCGAGATCGTCGAGCTGCCGGTGCGGGAAGGCGATCGCGTGGAAAAAGGCCAGTTGCTGGCTCGTATCCGGCCGGACTTCTACGAGGCGCAGGTGCAGCAGGCCGAGGCCGGTGTGGCGCAGGCGCGGGCCACGCTCAAGCAACGCGAGGCCGATCTGCTCCGGGCCGAGGGTGAATTCAAACGCCAGAAGGCCCTCTACGAAAAGCAGGCCATCTCGGCCAGCGACTTCGAGGCGGCGCGTACGCAGTACGAGGTGGCAAAAGCCGCGCTCGAGGCCGCGCGCTACGCCGTCGAGAGCGCGGAGGCACAGCTTCGCGAAGCCCGCGAGCAACTGGCCAAAACCATCATCTACGCGCCCATGAGCGGGATCGTGAGCAAGCTGGACGTGGAGCTGGGCGAGCGCGTGGTCGGCACCAGCCAGATGGCCGGTACCGAGATGATGCGCATCGCGCGGCTGGATCAGATGGAAATGGAAGTGGAGGTCAACGAAAACGACGTGGTGAACGTCTCGATCGGCGACACGGCCACGATCCACATCGACGCCTATCCGGAGCGCACCTTCCGCGGGGTGGTGACCGAAATCGCCAACTCGGCGCGGATTACGAGTCAGGGTACGCAGGAGCAGGTCACCAACTTCCCGGTGAAGGTGCGCATTCTGGGTACGGTCGCGCTGCCCGAGGCGACGCCGTCGCCCGTTGCCCGGGCCGAAGAGGTACCGGCCAGTGCCGAGCTGCTTCCGCCGTTGCGTCCCGGCATGAGCGGCACGGTGGACATCTACACGAAGACCGTCTTCGACGCGGTGGCCGTGCCTATTCAGGCCGTGACCGTGCGCGACTTCAACCGCGTGCGGCCTGAAGGCGAAACGGCTCCTGCCGATACCGCCAGCAACCCGCTGGCGCTCAAAGAAGACCTCCGCAAGGTGGTCTTCCTCGTGGAGAACGGCAAGGCGAAAATGGTAGAGGTGCAGACCGGTATCTCCGACGACACCTATATCGAAATTACGGCCGGGCTTCAGGGAGGCGAGACGGTAATCATCGGCCCCTATCGGGCCGTAAGCCAGACGTTGCGGCCCGGCATGGCCGTGCGCATCCAGCAGCCGGGCCGTGGCCGGCGCATCATGGCAACGGTACAATAACGCAACCCGAGCGACAGACCATGACGGCAACGACCGACAACCGGCGCCCGCTCATTCAGCTCCGCGACGTGACCAAGATCTACAGGATGGGCACCCAGCAGGTGCGGGCGCTCGATGGCGTCTCGCTGGACGTGTACCCGAACGAGTACGTGGCCATCATGGGCCCCTCGGGTTCGGGAAAGTCCACGCTCATGAATATCATTGGCTGTCTCGACACGCCCACCAGCGGTACCTATTACCTGAACGGCCGCGACGTGAGCCGGCTTTCGGACGACGAGCTGGCCCGCATTCGCAACAAAGAAGTGGGGTTCGTCTTTCAAACGTTCAACCTGCTACCCCGGGTAAACTGCCTGCAGAACGTCGAATTGCCCCTGATCTACGCGGGTGTGCGCAAAAGTCAGCGGCGTGCGCTGGCCGAGGCGGCGTTGCGCAGCGTGGGGCTGGGCGACCGGATGCATCACAAGCCCAACGAACTCTCCGGCGGGCAGCGCCAGCGCGTGGCCATCGCCCGGGCGCTGGTCAACAGTCCGTCGATCATCCTGGCCGACGAGCCCACCGGCAACCTCGACTCGAAGACCGGCGAGGAGATCATGCGGCTGTTCGAGCTGCTGTACCGTCAGGGGCACACGCTGCTGGTGGTCACGCACGAGCACGACATCGCCCACCACGCCCGCCGGATCATTCACCTTCGAGACGGGCGGATTGAGCGCGACGAGCCGGTGGCGCAGCCACTGCTGGCAGACCTGGATCTGAGTACGACGGTCTGACGAAATATGGAACTCCCGATTCTCTACGAAGACGACGACCTGCTGGCCGTGCACAAGCCCGAGGGGCTGGCGGCCATCCCCGAGCGCGATCCGTCGCGGCCCTCGGCGCGGCGCCTGCTCGAAGCGGCACGCGGCGAGCGCCTCTGGGTGGTCCACCGGCTGGACAAAGAAGCCTCGGGCGTGCTGCTGTTCGCCCGCAACGCCGAAGCACATCGATACATGAACACGCTCTTCGAGCAACGACAGGTGCGCAAGGTGTACCGGGCCCTGGTGCACGGCCGGCTCGAGCCCGGACAGGGACAGATCCGGGCGCCGATCCGCATGTACGGCTCCGGACGCATGGGCGTCGATCCGGAGCGCGGTAAGCCCAGCGAGACGCGTTACCGGGTGCTGGAGTACCTGGACGAAGCCTATTCGCTGATCGAGGCGTTGCCGCTGACCGGCCGCCGCCACCAGATCCGCGTGCACTGCTACCACATCGGACATCCCATCGTGGGCGATCCCCGCTACGGCGACCGCTCGGTGCAGCAGCGCTATCCGCGCCTGATGCTCCATGCCCTCAGCATTCGCTTCCGACATCCGAACGGGCAGGAGCTGGAAATCGTGGCACCGGTGCCCGAAAGCTTTCAGCAGGTACTCGACGCGCTTCGCACCGAGCTGGCAGCGTCCACAACCGACCATTCGGCCACCACTTCGTCGCCGTCCAGCACGTAGAAGCGGCGCAGCAGCGGAGCAATCAGACAGGCATGGTTGGGCACGATCTGCACGCGGTCACCGATCTGGAGCGTCGTGCCACCGCGCACGTGCATCCAGCCGTGCTCTTCCGAAAGGCGTTCGATGACCGCATGGGGTAGCGGCGTGCGGCTGGCTGGATGGTAGAGCGGCAGGCCGTAGCCCCGCGTTCCGTAGCCCTGGTCCGTTGCCAGTGCTTTTTTGCCGGCATCCAGAAAGACCCACCAGCCACCCCGACCGTCCGGTTTACGGCTGACCACCCGGGCCAGCACGGTCAGCGCGCAGGCGTCGCGCGTGCAGCTTCCCAGCGCCACCTGCATCACGTCGTGGAAAACGTAGTTGCCGGGACGGATTTCGGTAATGCGAAAGCCCTGTTCCGTGCGGTTCGTGAAGTAATGCGCCGTGGGGGTGGAGCCGACGCTGAGTTCGAAGCGCTCGGGGCGGGCCAGCCCGGCCTGTTGCAGTGTGACGGCCGCCGCCAGCAGACGATCGCGCTCCTCGGCGGCCACGCGTCGGAGGGCATCGGCCGGCGATTCATCAGGCCCGGGGCCGTGATAGGCCTGACCCGCATGGGTGAGCAGGCCGATCAGCCGCAGCCCCGGGCTTTCCTGAATCAATCGGGCGCAGTCCACCAGCCGCCGGGCATCGTCCCAGCGCACGCCCGTGCGGCCGAAGCCGGTATCGACCTCCAGCAGCACCTCGGCCTGGCGGCCGCGCGCGGCGAAAAAGTCCGAAGCCGCACGGATCGCTTCGGGCGTGTCGAGGCAGAACGAGATCCGCGCCTGTGCCATGAGCGCATGCAGCCGCTCGTAGCGATCGGTGCCCACGGTGGGATAGGCCACGCGCACGTCCGTAAGGCCGGCCGCCACGAACGCCTCCGCCTCATCGACCGTGGCCACCGTAATGCCCGTGGCGCCCAGCTCCTGCTGCAGGCGGGCCAGCTCTGGCGTCTTGTGCGTTTTGGCGTGCGGACGTAGCGCGACGCCTTCCTGCGTGGCGCGTTGCTGCATTTCCCGAAGGTTGCCCAGCAGGCGCTGTCGGTCGATCAGCGCGGCCGGCGTGGGCAGGGCTTCAATCGTCTGCATCTTCTGGGCCTGAGATTTAAGTGAAGGTGCCGGTGGCCGATTAAGGGGGTGTAAGAAAATAAGCCCCCGGTATCCATGGAAGTCGCGGAAAAAGAAACGAAGCTGGCAACAGCAGCGCTTCATCCCGAGGTGGCCGAAACGTTCCACGCGTTGCAGCAGGTGATCACGCGGGCGGCGATCGGAGCGGCCCGGACGGCCCAGCGTCTGGAACGCATCGGTCAGCAGTTCTCGGAGGCCCGTGCCGGCGTGGAAGCCTCCGCCCGGGCCGTGCAGCAGATCCGGCAGCGCGTGGAAGCGGTGGCCGAATCGGCCCGTTCGACGGCGGACGTGGCCCATCAGGTAGCCCGGCTTACCGAAGAAGGTCGGCAGCAGAGCGATGCCTCGCAGGAGGCCGTGAAGCACCTGGAGCAGCAGGTGGCGGCGGTCATGGAACGGCTCGAGCGGCTGGTGGCTCAGGTGCAGGGCATCACGCAGATCAGCGATGTGATCGACCGGATCGCCTGGAAAACCAAGCTACTGGCCTTCAATGCGGGCATCGAGGCGGCGCGGGCCGGACACGAAGGACAGGGGTTTTCGGTGCTGGCCAACGAGATCAAGACGCTCTCCGAAGACACCGCCCTGCAGACGCGCCAGATTCGCGCCCTGATCAACGATCTGGTGAAAGAACTGCAGCCGGTGGAGGAGGCCATCCGGCAGAGCCAGGAGCTGCTGCATACGACGGTGGAGCAATCCGATCGGCTGGAGGCGGCCCTGCAGCGCATTCACGAGCTGGCCGGCCAGGCCGCGCAGCACATGGATCGGGTCGTTACGACGGTGGATGCGCAATTGCAGGATGCCGAAGCCGTTGGCACGACACTGCAGCAGGCGCTGGCCGCCGTGGGGCACGTCGATAAAGAGGCCGAACACATCGCCCGCGATACGTTCACGCTCTCGGAGCTGGTGGAAGACGCCTATGGCTATCTGGGGCGCTTCGAGGGCCGTTCCATTTTTCACCGGGCGCTGGCGCTGGGGCGCGAGCTGGCCGAACGTAGCCGCCGGATCTTCGAGCAGGTGATCGACGAAGGGCGGTGTACGCTGGACGACGTGCTGGCCCTGGAGTACACCGAGATCAAAGGCCGGAAGGCCATTGCCTCGCTGGCGCGGCTGTTCGACGTGAGCCGCGTGCCGGAAAGCGGCTTCGACCC from Rhodothermus marinus carries:
- a CDS encoding alanine racemase: MQTIEALPTPAALIDRQRLLGNLREMQQRATQEGVALRPHAKTHKTPELARLQQELGATGITVATVDEAEAFVAAGLTDVRVAYPTVGTDRYERLHALMAQARISFCLDTPEAIRAASDFFAARGRQAEVLLEVDTGFGRTGVRWDDARRLVDCARLIQESPGLRLIGLLTHAGQAYHGPGPDESPADALRRVAAEERDRLLAAAVTLQQAGLARPERFELSVGSTPTAHYFTNRTEQGFRITEIRPGNYVFHDVMQVALGSCTRDACALTVLARVVSRKPDGRGGWWVFLDAGKKALATDQGYGTRGYGLPLYHPASRTPLPHAVIERLSEEHGWMHVRGGTTLQIGDRVQIVPNHACLIAPLLRRFYVLDGDEVVAEWSVVDAASSVRSASSTC
- a CDS encoding methyl-accepting chemotaxis protein; the encoded protein is MEVAEKETKLATAALHPEVAETFHALQQVITRAAIGAARTAQRLERIGQQFSEARAGVEASARAVQQIRQRVEAVAESARSTADVAHQVARLTEEGRQQSDASQEAVKHLEQQVAAVMERLERLVAQVQGITQISDVIDRIAWKTKLLAFNAGIEAARAGHEGQGFSVLANEIKTLSEDTALQTRQIRALINDLVKELQPVEEAIRQSQELLHTTVEQSDRLEAALQRIHELAGQAAQHMDRVVTTVDAQLQDAEAVGTTLQQALAAVGHVDKEAEHIARDTFTLSELVEDAYGYLGRFEGRSIFHRALALGRELAERSRRIFEQVIDEGRCTLDDVLALEYTEIKGRKAIASLARLFDVSRVPESGFDPPKYSTRYDHLVDEALQQVMDEILEREPRLTFALVIDLNSYAPIHNRRFCQDWTGDPKKDLVGNRIKRFFFDKGVLVRGARVGLPRAAVTLPNRARREDFLRVCDLRERPEERDVFLVQTYARDTGQVLSALTVPLYVKGHRYGAVLLGWDPERVD